From the Fibrobacterota bacterium genome, the window TCGCCGAGGCCGACGGGGACGTGCTGGCGGTGAACGTCGTGGGCGTGGAGGATTACCTGCGCGGCGTGCTGCCCTACGAGATGGGCAAGGTCGATCGCGATGCGCTGGAGGCGCTCAAGGCCCAGGCGATCGTGGCGCGCACCTATGCCTACAAGCGCATGCTCGGCGCCCGCAACGCCGAATTCCATCTGCATAGCGACGTCCAGGATCAGGTTTACAAGGGCGTGCGCGGCGAATACCTGATGTCGGATCGCGCGGTGTGGGAAACGCGCGGGATGGCGGTTATGCATTCCGATACCCTGGCCCTCTGCTATTACTTCTCGACCTGCGGCGGGCGCACCGCCAGCAAGCACGAAGTCTGGGGCGGAGACAGCATCCCGTACCTGGTCTCGCGGCCGGATACCGATGGCTTGGGCGAGCCCTGGTGCCAAGCCTCCAAGTACATGGCCTGGACCCAGGAATGGACGCGCCCCCAGTTGGCGGCCATCTTGAAGCGCAATCTGCATTCGGCCGGCGTGGCCGATTTCCCCGCCTTCACGGGAGTCCAAGGCATGGCGATTTCCCAGCGGGCCACCTGCGGCCGGGCGCGGATCCTGAACATCGCGACCGAAAGGGGCGCCATTCTCGTGAAGGGCGATAAGACGCGTTGGGCCCTGCGGCCGCCGGGCGGGGAGGACAAGATCCTCCCGAGCGCATGGTTCACGCTCAAGACCGAGGGGAATAAGATTACCGCGCAAGGAAAGGGCTTCGGGCACGGGGTGGGATTATGCCAATCGGGAGCGATGGGCCGGGCCCGATCCAATCAGAACTTCGTGGAGATCATCCGCGCCTACTACCAAGGCGTAGACGTGGTCGAGTTCAGATAACCCATATAAGCGACGAGCGTGGAGTTGCGAAGCAACTCCTAGTGAGAAGCCATTTCAGCCTCCGCCAAGGAATTTCACGATTTCCACCTCGTCCCCTTCGGCGAGAAGGGTCGTGGCCCAAACCGCTTTGGCCGGGACCTTGCGATTCAATTCGATGACCACCTGTTCGGGCTTGAGGCGGTACGACGCCACCAACCCCTCTACGGTGATCCCATCGTCCAGGCGGGTTTCTTGGCCGTTCACTTTAACGCGCATAAGGCCGAAAAAGATAGCAAGCCGGCGGTAAGGCTATCCAGCTTCAAAATAGGGCAACCATTCTCGCATCGTCTCTCGCGCGAACGTATTTTCCCGGTATGCGAACCGTGGAAACGCACACCGACGCCTGGGGAATCGAAGCCGGATTCAATGATGCGTTCGAACGCTGGCGCGACACCCCGGAAGCGACCCGGCTGGCATTGCGGTCGGCCATGGGCCAGGAACCCTTGGAAATCGCGGAGCCTTGGACCCCGCATGCCCTGGAACCCTGTCCCGAGCCCGCCCGCGCGTGGGGCTGGGCGGTGCAAGTCTATGCACTGCGATCGCGCGGAAGCTGGGGCATCGGCGATCTCGCCGATTTGCGCCGCCTGGGCCAATGGTCGGCGGCACGCGGCGCCGGCTTCCTCCAGATAAGCCCGCTGGGAGCCACCCAGGTCGTTCCCCCGTTGGAAGCCAGCCCGTACTGCCCGTCATCCCGGCGTTACTTCTCCCCCTTGTAC encodes:
- the thiS gene encoding sulfur carrier protein ThiS, translated to MNGQETRLDDGITVEGLVASYRLKPEQVVIELNRKVPAKAVWATTLLAEGDEVEIVKFLGGG
- a CDS encoding SpoIID/LytB domain-containing protein gives rise to the protein MNARLSFSIQTGMAAAALLFGCASAPVAPVRPASAKAKAAPTEPGRYEGAWSSVPASELPFPEAQDTLSWDLPAEAESGLAGDSARPRTWAPALPPVSRPEGIRQRPRPRDLPDRVHVLLARSPKPYSLYTLGDVQIMAEIPAEKDKGLALTRLARLKGRFVIHRSGGAFAVEQAGKTVATSPARRLRVISLNPYNLIDMGPGVYRGGMHLIAEADGDVLAVNVVGVEDYLRGVLPYEMGKVDRDALEALKAQAIVARTYAYKRMLGARNAEFHLHSDVQDQVYKGVRGEYLMSDRAVWETRGMAVMHSDTLALCYYFSTCGGRTASKHEVWGGDSIPYLVSRPDTDGLGEPWCQASKYMAWTQEWTRPQLAAILKRNLHSAGVADFPAFTGVQGMAISQRATCGRARILNIATERGAILVKGDKTRWALRPPGGEDKILPSAWFTLKTEGNKITAQGKGFGHGVGLCQSGAMGRARSNQNFVEIIRAYYQGVDVVEFR